Below is a genomic region from Enterobacter hormaechei subsp. xiangfangensis.
GCCTGGGCAATGTCCTGCGCACGGTTACCGGTGCGGTACTGGCTTAGCTTATCCTGGGCAGATTTCAGCGTCGCCTGTGCCTGGTCGCGGGATGAGCGCGCATTTTCCAGGTCGTTGGCGGAAATAGTACGGCTTTTCCATAAGCCTTGCTGACGGTTATAAAAATTCTGCGCATAGTCATAGGCGGCTTTTGCCTGCTTAACGGCAGCGGCCGCCTGGGAGATCTCTTCGTCACGATAGCCCGCCAGCATCAGGTCGTATTGCGCCTGTGCGACGGAGACGCCTGCTTTTGCCTGCATCAGCGCGTTCTCAAACGGGGCTTTGTCCAGCATCCCCAGCGTCTGCCCGGCTTTGATGGCATCGCCTTCGTCAACGTTCAGCGAGGCCAGCCGTCCGCCAACGCGGAAGCTCATGTTGACGGTGCGGATATCCACGTTGCCATACAGCGTCAGGCCACGATCCTGCTGGCTCTGATACCACAGCCAGCCGCCTGTTCCCGCGGCAAGCAAGACAACAACCACCAGAATGATGGCGACAGGTTTTTTCATGACTTCTGGCTCCTTTGCGTTAAGCCTTGCAGGATCAGATCAACGTGACAGGTAATGACCTGGCTAATTTGCGCGGCTTTATCCTCATCGAATTGTGTCCAGCCCGTACGTAACAGGATGGTCTCACGCCCCAGACGGAAGG
It encodes:
- the hlyD gene encoding secretion protein HlyD, with translation MKKPVAIILVVVVLLAAGTGGWLWYQSQQDRGLTLYGNVDIRTVNMSFRVGGRLASLNVDEGDAIKAGQTLGMLDKAPFENALMQAKAGVSVAQAQYDLMLAGYRDEEISQAAAAVKQAKAAYDYAQNFYNRQQGLWKSRTISANDLENARSSRDQAQATLKSAQDKLSQYRTGNRAQDIAQAKASLEQAQAQLAQAELDLHDTTLIAPSDGTLMTRAVEPGSMLSAGSTVLTLSLTRPVWVRAYIDEPNLGQMQPGRELLLYTDGRPDKPYHGKVGFVSPTAEFTPKTVETPDLRTDLVYRLRIIVTDADDALRQGMPVTVTLNDGERHE